The segment CATTGTCGTTTAAATCGGGATCAAGCCACTCTCCTTCAAAATTGGGATCTACAGCCAAAGGCATTCTTTTCTTCTTATTATGGATTTCAGCAAAGAAATCATTTGCCTCCCTAGTAATTAAACTAACTGTCCAATAATCCTCATCATATTTATTGTAGATTCCTGCAAAGCTAAAGAGTTTACGGTCTTCCAGATAACAATAATATGGTGTAGCAGGACCACTCATTTTTTCATAGTGAGGTTCAAAAAAACCATCAGCAAGTATTAAACAGCGACGTTCTCTGGAAGCCTCTTTATACATATTACTGGTTAAAAGTGTTTCCGCTTTCGCATTAAGCGTATTATATTTTTTTCGGAATTTCAAAATGTCGTCTGCCCACGGCGCAATAAGCCCCCACTCCATGGGTAATATAGTATCCGGTTCGTCCATGGGAATGCAAAACATGTTAGGATGAGAAAACCCCGACAAATGGTACCAGGGTTCATAAACTTCTGGGTATCGCATAACCGCACTAGGTTTGTTTCTCAATAGCTGATAATTTTTTAGTAAGACTGGTTTCGTAACACATTTTAAATAAATTGGATTATATCCTATTATTTGGAAAATTACCTACTTTTGTTTTTCAATTTGTAGTTAATGAAAATTTACAAAAAATATTCGCTTCATAATTTAATATTGCCACTTTCTTCCTGTGGGATTTCCGCTAAGTTTTCCTTCACTAAGCGGAGGATCATTTAGAAGATATTATTGACCTTAACCAACAACTCATTAAAAATAAAGAAGCTACCTTCTTTGGCAGGGCTGAAGGCGATAGTATGATCGGTGCCGGAATCGGGAATGGGGATCTTTTAGTTATTGATAAAAGCTTAAGACCAAAAAATCAGAATATAGCAGTTTGTTTTCTCGATGGAGAATTTACCGTTAAGCGAATTAAGATTGAAAAAGATATCATCTGGCTGGTGGCTGAAAATGAAAAGTATCAACCCATAAAAGTTACCCCGGAAAATGATTTTGTGATCTGGGGTATCGTTACTCACTGCATAAAAGACCTGTAATATGTTTGCCCTGGTAGATTGCAATAATTTCTATGCGAGTTGTGAACGGGTTTTTGATCCTTCCCTTCGGAATAAACTTAGTGGTTGTGCTTAGTAATAATGACGGTTGTGTAATTGCGCGAAGTAATGAAGCTAAAGTGATGGGCATTCCTATGGGCGCACTAGGCCTTTCAATTTGAAAAAGATTTTGAAGCTAAAGGGATTTCC is part of the Antarcticibacterium sp. 1MA-6-2 genome and harbors:
- a CDS encoding SOS response-associated peptidase; the encoded protein is MRYPEVYEPWYHLSGFSHPNMFCIPMDEPDTILPMEWGLIAPWADDILKFRKKYNTLNAKAETLLTSNMYKEASRERRCLILADGFFEPHYEKMSGPATPYYCYLEDRKLFSFAGIYNKYDEDYWTVSLITREANDFFAEIHNKKKRMPLAVDPNFEGEWLDPDLNDNGIEEVLATSFMREPFKAHPVTRDLYKRGIDTNTPEFLQSSR
- a CDS encoding LexA family transcriptional regulator codes for the protein MKNKEATFFGRAEGDSMIGAGIGNGDLLVIDKSLRPKNQNIAVCFLDGEFTVKRIKIEKDIIWLVAENEKYQPIKVTPENDFVIWGIVTHCIKDL